A genome region from Macrotis lagotis isolate mMagLag1 chromosome 4, bilby.v1.9.chrom.fasta, whole genome shotgun sequence includes the following:
- the ARRDC4 gene encoding arrestin domain-containing protein 4 isoform X2: protein MTLPLWILCLHIGYLHFLQDSVQSHFCEDIILLQPGKHEFPFSFQLPSEPLVTSFTGKYGSIQYSVRAILERPVVPDQSIKRELQVVSHIDVNTPALLTPVLRSHEKMVGCWFFTSGPVSLSAKIERKGYCNGEAIPIYAEIENCSSRLIVPKAAIFQTQTYLASGKTKTFRQMVANVRGNHIASGSTDTWNGKTLKIPPVIPSILDCCIIRVDYSLAVYIHIPGAKKLMLELPLVIGTIPYNGFGSRNSSVVSQFGVDMSWLTLTLPEHPEAPPNYADVVSEEEFSRHIPPYPQLTDCQEEICCPLFAYIQEFRFQPPPLYSEIDPHPGDREDTQTVSFML, encoded by the exons GTGAAGACATCATTTTATTACAACCAGGAAAACATGAATTTCCATTCAGCTTTCAGCTTCCATCTGA GCCTTTGGTAACATCATTCACTGGAAAGTATGGCAGTATTCAGTATTCTGTGAGAGCAATCTTGGAACGGCCTGTGGTACCTGATCAAAGTATAAAAAGAGAACTTCAGGTTGTTAGTCATATTGATGTCAACACTCCAGCTTTATTa acaccTGTATTGAGAAGTCATGAGAAAATGGTTGGCTGTTGGTTTTTCACTTCTGGTCCAGTCTCATTGAGTGCCAAAATTGAGCGAAAGGGATATTGCAATG GTGAAGCCATACCAATATATGCAGAAATTGAAAATTGTTCATCTCGACTTATTGTTCCCAAAGCTGCCATTTTCCAAACACAGACTTATTTGGCTAGTGGGAAGACCAAGACTTTTCGTCAAATGGTTGCCAATGTTCGAGGAAACCATATTGCTTCTGGAAGTACAGATACATGGAATGGCAAGACTTTGAAAATTCCACCTGTTATACCATCCATCCTTGATTGCTGTATTATTAGAGTAGATTATTCCTTAGCT GTATATATTCATATTCCTGGTGCTAAAAAATTGATGTTAGAGCTGCCATTGGTGATTGGCACAATTCCATACAATGGTTTTGGGAGCAGAAACTCCAGTGTTGTTAGCCAATTTGGTGTGGATATGAGTTGGTTGACACTGACACTGCCGGAACATCCTGAag CACCACCAAATTATGCAGATGTGGTATCTGAAGAAGAATTTTCTAGGCACATTCCTCCTTACCCTCAGCTCACTGATTGTCAGGAAGAAATATGCTGTCCTCTGTTTGCTTATATACAGGAATTCCGATTTCAGCCTCCACCTCTATATTCAGAG ATTGACCCACATCCTGGTGATAGAGAAGATACTCAAACTGTTTCGTTCATGCTATGA